The following proteins are encoded in a genomic region of Brachypodium distachyon strain Bd21 chromosome 1, Brachypodium_distachyon_v3.0, whole genome shotgun sequence:
- the LOC100831220 gene encoding putative glycerol-3-phosphate transporter 5, translated as MEPAAAPASHADLHSGHAAARGFRSRQYAALALTFAAYAAFHASRKPPSIVKAVLSAEWAPFSGPRGTHRLGELDVAFLSAYAAAMFAAGHLADRADLRVLLAAAMVASGATSAALGAAYFFDVHSFPFFLAAQVASGVVQSAGWPCVVAVVGNWFGHASHRGTIMGLWTSHTSVGNIAGSVLAAAVLEFGWGWSFMVPAFVITALGVVVLVFLVAHPSDAGLELDKMEIEMNGDGGEEVELLVEEKKIVEGDDGELEVEMRCQLPRAIGFLEAWRLPGVAPYAFCLFFSKLVAYTFLYWLPFYIRNNAVAGQFLSHKASGVLSIVFDIGGVLGGVSAGFLSDAIGARAVTSAVFLLLSIPALILYRTFGSISMRHNIGLMFLSGYFVNGPYSLITTAVATDLGTQDAIKGNSRALATVSAIIDGTGSIGAAMGPLLTGYISTRGWNSVFFMLIMSISIALMFLIRIARDEIVSKIGARH; from the exons atggaaccggcagcggcgccagCCTCCCACGCAGACCTTCACAGCGGCCATGCCGCCGCGAGGGGCTTTCGGTCGCGCCAGTACGCGGCGCTGGCGCTCACCTTCGCCGCGTACGCCGCGTTCCACGCCTCCCGCAAGCCGCCCAGCATCGTCAAGGCCGTCCTCTCCGCCGAATGGGCGCCATTCTCCGGGCCCCGCGGGACCCACCGCCTCGGCGAGCTCGACGTCGCCTTCCTCTCCGcctacgccgccgccatgttcGCCGCGGGCCACCTCGCCGACCGCGCCGACCTCCGCGTCCTcctagccgccgccatggtcgcCTCCGGGGCCACGTCGGCCGCGCTCGGCGCGGCGTACTTCTTTGACGTCCACagcttccccttcttcctcgccgcaCAGGTCGCCAGCGGCGTCGTCCAGTCCGCAGGATGGCCCTGCGTCGTTGCCGTCGTGGGGAACTGGTTCGGACACGCCTCCCACCGAGGCACCATCATGGGGCTGTGGACCTCGCACACCTCCGTCGGCAACATCGCCGGCTCGGTTctcgctgccgccgtgctcgAGTTCGGATGGGGGTGGTCGTTCATGGTACCCGCATTTGTCATTACCGCGCTTGGAGTGGTGGTGCTAGTGTTTTTGGTTGCTCACCCGAGTGATGCTGGGTTGGAGCTGGATAAAATGGAGATTGAGATGAATGGGGATGGTGGGGAGGAAGTGGAGCTTCTTGtcgaggaaaagaaaattgttGAAGGGGATGATGGCGAGTTGGAAGTGGAGATGAGGTGTCAACTGCCTAGAGCCATTGGCTTCTTGGAGGCATGGAGATTGCCTGGTGTTGCGCCATATGCATTCTGCCTATTCTTCTCTAAGCTTGTTGCTTATACCTTCCTCTACTGGCTGCCATTCTATATCCGGAACAACG CTGTAGCAGGCCAGTTCTTGTCACACAAGGCTTCAGGAGTTTTATCAATTGTATTTGACATCGGAGGAGTTCTAGGAGGGGTTTCAGCTGGTTTCCTCTCAGATGCAATAGGTGCCCGTGCTGTAACATCAGCTGTGTTCCTTCTCCTCTCAATCCCTGCTCTAATCCTTTACCGGACATTTGGAAGCATATCAATGCGCCACAACATCGGcctcatgttcctctctgGCTACTTCGTGAACGGCCCCTACTCCCTCATCACCACTGCAGTGGCTACGGATCTTGGTACCCAAGATGCTATCAAGGGGAACTCTCGAGCACTGGCGACGGTCTCTGCAATAATCGACGGCACTGGCTCCATCGGCGCGGCTATGGGGCCCTTGCTGACGGGGTACATCTCCACCAGAGGATGGAACAGCGTGTTCTTCATGctgatcatgtccatatcaatCGCCCTAATGTTTTTGATACGCATAGCGAGAGATGAGATAGTTAGCAAGATCGGTGCCAGGCATTAG
- the LOC100829972 gene encoding uncharacterized protein LOC100829972 encodes MDDRCSSAAPRPSRRSRIGRPEGRRRIPLPVPSNEEDPPEPAPAEAPLFDGALSPFTPLLSNEEDPPEPAPPEAHLFDGVLSPFTLLFLPEQARCDTIGVSPPPACLSPGSPILSRSPRDWPMTFFIRVDLAGSFHVYPHIGGPFLSLQEAENAIDRHLDDRRDKDMCPEKLSLMDLKVCRALYWPDGKRKTLSDYHAAEESRRQMRLLVQALLDKYNEDHSRVGDLAYELKDLMCYQSICEGSPRVWYYHLNFTTKTKEDDEFCCGMENLVFAEVTRMRGAYKDFALSCLYMLKPSDNGHCYGCSNNGNVKLKHPNKDEEYIGGHLDAHLPYGETTIQHSGSDNNLDHEEEEAMLQAKEEERVKDLYKCYSDPKFLEKMRGRFKNHPRAEKYFQLKE; translated from the exons ATGGACGACCGCTGCTCCTCGGCAGCCCCCAGGCCTAGCCGCCGCTCAAGGATCGGCAGGCCGGAAGGACGCCGGAGGATCCCGCTGCCTGTCCC GAGTAACGAGGAGGATCCCCCTGAACCTGCACCGGCAGAAGCGCCTCTCTTTGACGGAGCCCTAAGCCCCTTCACCCCGCTGCT GAGTAATGAGGAGGATCCCCCTGAACCTGCACCTCCAGAAGCGCATCTCTTTGACGGAGTCCTTAGCCCCTTCACCCTGCTGTT CTTGCCTGAGCAGGCTCGGTGTGATACCATTGGGGTTTCGCCGCCACCAGCGTGCTTGTCTCCTGGGTCTCCCATTTTGTCCCGGAGCCCTCGTGACTGGCCTATGACATTTTTCATCAGAGTTGATCTTGCAGGATCTTTCCATGTATATCCTCATATTGGTGGTCCATTTCTGAGCTTACAAGAAGCTGAAAATGCTATTGATCGTCATCTTGATGACCGACGGGATAAGGACAT GTGCCCAGAGAAGCTTTCCTTGATGGACCTTAAAGTATGCCGTGCTCTTTATTGGCCTGATGGCAAAAGGAAGACACTTTCAGATTATCATGCAGCCGAGGAAAGTCGTAGGCAAATGCGACTATTGGTTCAAGCTCTCCTGGACAAGTACAATGAGGACCACAGTCGTGTTGGG GATCTTGCATATGAACTGAAAGATCTCATGTGTTACCAATCAATTTGTGAGGGCAGCCCACGTGTGTGGTACTATCATCTCAATTTCACTACAAAGACTAAAGAAGATGATGAGTTCTGCTGCGGTATGGAGAATTTAGTTTTTGCTGAAGTCACACGCATGCGAGGAGCATATAAAGATTTTGCACTCAGCTGCCTCTACATGCTCAAGCCTAGTGATAATG GTCACTGCTACGGTTGTTCGAATAATGGAAATGTCAAATTGAAGCACCCCAACAAAGATGAGGAGTACATTGGTGGCCACCTGGATGCTCATTTGCCATATGGTGAAACTACTATACAACACAGTGGCTCTGATAATAAT TTGGAtcatgaggaggaggaggccatgcTGCAAGCtaaagaggaggagagggtcAAAGATC
- the LOC100829354 gene encoding receptor-like protein 15 gives MLRPGATRLTMLIVCLLLLLRCEGCAQDERIALLYIRNELENEGYSPSDWNSTDCCRWKGVTCDSSLTGRIVTGLDLSDFVYSNSVPGLLNTSMFLPFQELRSLSLRDLYIEGCKPGAGFEVWSKLQKLEVLDLSKNRLNDNSIPMLVTILSLRSLLLGENYFSSNLTIKQLSTMKLDTLDLSNNEISGTVPTDICNMGDIQELHLSHNSLSGELPLCIQKLTSLRILNLSNNILTLKFPSLSFAKFTSLVELSLSDNSLEGVLFLNSFSNNSQLTHLNIGSSDKHFQVQTENPATHLSAQLQVLGLHDCNLNANSAVVPSFLLHQHALELVDFSNNNLSGYFPSWLIQNNVNLSHLVLNGNSFTGSFLPSKVHYNLRWLEASGNSLSNLPMGINTTLPNLIYLALSGNSFKGTFPSAFSYMGLQFLDLSSNNFLDNIGAAFLGTMSNIIALKLSGNHFYGPFPQEILLPSILHVLLSDNEITGEISQKICGSKKLMTFDASNNKLAGPLPTCIDALSELAILNLRGNSLVGSIPLELCRLQKLVFLDVSKNNLSGPVHCLPDIDHLHMSDNRLNGTFPIPLSSRAVNTHTYTVDLRGNQFSGILPNLIDTSFPNLKVLLVQGNMFEGIVPDTICNLRYLRLLDLSHNKLSGQLPLCLYNMGLDDGLFDFHSDFGTFPALFNVVGLPDQEEFMTKSREDNYKGNILNYMTGLDFSSNQLKGSIPESIGEMNWLRALNFSDNCLDGSIPKSLSSLSNLESLDLSYNNLTGQIPPELVSLHSLAIFSVAYNNLSGTTPGTKGQFITFEQNSYEGNPYLCGPPLLKNCYTASLSPRTTGHEDDDRVGDIIQFGCSALFYLVGFWTSLAVLYFKRSWRWSWFLAVDRFSDFVMVKLAMFTSKFCGSKQPIRVSVGQQ, from the exons ATGCTGCGCCCCGGCGCCACCCGGTTGACCATGCTAATCGTATGccttttgctgctgctgcggtgcGAGGGCTGTGCGCAGGACGAGAGGATTGCGCTCTTGTACATCCGCAACGAGCTCGAGAACGAGGGTTACTCACCGTCCGACTGGAATAGCACAGATTGCTGCCGGTGGAAGGGGGTGACCTGCGACTCCTCCCTCACAGGCCGTATCGTCACGGGCCTCGACTTGAGTGATTTTGTGTATTCTAACTCGGTGCCGGGGCTACTGAACACTAGTATGTTCCTTCCCTTTCAAGAGCTGCGGAGTCTGTCCCTGAGGGACCTCTATATAGAAGGATGCAAACCTGGTGCAG GCTTTGAGGTATGGTCGAAATTACAGAAATTAGAAGTTCTTGATCTATCCAAGAATAGGCTAAATGACAATAGCATCCCAATGTTAGTTACAATTTTATCCCTACGGTCCCTATTGCTCGGTGAAAATTACTTCAGCTCCAATCTTACAATAAAAC AGTTGAGCACAATGAAGCTGGATACTCTTGATCTAAGCAACAATGAAATCAGTGGCACCGTACCTACAG ATATTTGCAATATGGGAGATATTCAAGAGTTACATCTCAGTCACAATTCCCTATCTGGAGAACTTCCGTTATGCATCCAAAAGCTAACTTCTCTCAGAATTCTCAATCTGTCAAATAATATATTAACATTAAAGTTCCCATCTCTTAGCTTTGCAAAGTTCACATCACTCGTTGAGCTTTCACTCTCCGATAACAGTCTTGAAGGAGTTCTCTTTCTGAATTCCTTCTCAAATAATAGCCAACTGACACACCTGAACATTGGAAGCAGCGATAAACATTTTCAGGTGCAAACTGAGAATCCAGCAACGCATCTATCAGCTCAGCTCCAGGTTCTAGGGCTGCATGATTGCAACCTTAATGCCAATTCTGCCGTTGTACCAAGTTTCTTGTTGCATCAACATGCACTAGAACTGGTTGATTTTTCTAATAACAACCTAAGTGGTTACTTCCCTTCATGGTTAATACAGAATAATGTCAACCTGTCACACCTAGTTCTTAATGGTAACTCCTTTACAGGATCTTTTCTTCCGTCCAAGGTGCACTATAATTTGCGATGGTTGGAAGCATCTGGCAACAGTCTAAGCAACTTACCTATGGGCATCAACACCACATTACCAAATCTGATATACCTAGCCTTATCAGGGAATTCTTTTAAGGGCACCTTTCCTTCTGCCTTTAGCTACATGGGTCTACAATTTTTAGACTTGTCTTCCAACAATTTCTTAGATAATATCGGGGCTGCTTTTCTTGGAACTATGTCAAACATCATTGCTTTGAAACTCTCCGGAAACCATTTCTATGGTCCATTCCCTCAAGAAATACTATTACCTTCCATTTTACATGTATTGCTAAGTGACAATGAAATCACCGGGGAAATTTCCCAGAAGATATGTGGTAGTAAGAAGCTTATGACGTTTGATGCTAGCAATAACAAGTTGGCAGGCCCTCTCCCTACTTGCATAGATGCACTCTCAGAACTTGCCATCTTGAATTTAAGAGGGAACTCACTGGTTGGATCAATTCCTTTGGAATTATGCAGGCTTCAAAAACTTGTGTTTCTCGATGTGTCAAAAAACAACCTTTCTGGTCCAGTTCATTGCTTACCGGATATTGACCATCTCCATATGAGTGATAATCGATTAAATGGGACCTTTCCTATTCCCTTGTCATCGAGAGCTGTAAacacacatacatatacaGTGGATCTAAGGGGAAATCAATTCAGTGGTATCCTTCCAAACTTGATAGACACGTCCTTTCCAAATTTAAAAGTACTGTTAGTGCAAGGAAATATGTTCGAAGGAATTGTTCCAGACACTATTTGCAATTTGAGGTATTTGCGGCTGCTAGATCTATCTCATAATAAACTATCCGGGCAACTACCTTTATGCTTGTACAATATGGGATTAGATGATGGTCTCTTCGATTTCCACTCCGATTTTGGAACATTTCCTGCATTGTTCAATGTTGTGGGGCTACCAGACCAAGAGGAATTCATGACCAAGAGCAGGGAGGACAATTATAAGGGAAACATCCTCAACTACATGACTGGACTTGATTTCTCTTCGAACCAGTTAAAAGGATCGATTCCTGAAAGTATAGGTGAAATGAACTGGTTACGGGCACTGAATTTCTCGGATAATTGCTTGGATGGATCAATACCAAAGTCCTTATCGAGTTTAAGTAACCTTGAGAGCTTGGATCTATCATACAACAACTTGACAGGTCAAATACCACCAGAGCTAGTGTCATTACATTCCCTTGCAATTTTCTCGGTGGCATACAACAACCTGTCTGGTACTACACCGGGAACAAAGGGGCAGTTCATCACATTTGAACAGAACAGCTACGAAGGCAATCCCTATCTCTGTGGCCCGCCATTGCTGAAGAATTGCTATACGGCGTCATTGAGTCCTCGGACTACAGGACATGAAGATGATGATAGAGTTGGCGATATCATACAGTTTGGTTGTTCAGCGTTGTTCTACTTGGTTGGTTTTTGGACCTCCTTGGCCGTGCTTTACTTCAAGAGAAGCTGGCGATGGTCTTGGTTTCTAGCTGTGGACAGGTTCAGTGATTTTGTAATGGTTAAGTTGGCTATGTTCACAAGCAAATTCTGTGGAAGCAAGCAACCGATTCGTGTGTCTGTCGGACAACAATGA